One stretch of Amycolatopsis sp. NBC_00345 DNA includes these proteins:
- a CDS encoding protein kinase domain-containing protein, with product MTEEGAARLGPYALESMIGGGGMGEVWRARDTEHDDRLVALKLLPSGLALDPAFRTRFRRESRLAAALRSPHVVPIHRYGEVDGRLYLDMELVGGRDLSTVLTEDGPLPPARVASIVEQLAGVLDLAHGDGLVHRDLKPSNVRVLDDDFVYLFDFGIATRPDLTATGGSRIAGTPDYMAPEQFESGPVDHRADVYSLACLFYTCLTGRPPFAAGSLPEALRAHLDQPPPRPAAEHPFLPPEFDTVVATGMAKRPENRYATAGALAAAVRAALAGTTPAAAPTVGGPVGGAGIAAPATGVAGPQLTRGDGLGGGVGDLSTKDSSFARGGGLGRLRVAAVVAVVLILGGGITAAAVAGRSRQLAGTAVPVAAGPSAGTPAAGSPVAQPKPAILPPLPAGTVSSVPVGQAPFGLAVAPDGRRVCVADEGGGTVSVVDVATSARVTTITVSGNPSGVAFTPSGDAMWVAVPQGLQEIDPATATVRRTVPLQARAYSMAISADGRFGYTALQRDGLVVEVDLRAGVVTRRYPVASPDFVALSPDGTTLAVTSFDNPDLVLLDRADGQVTATVPVGGPAFSPTYSPDGRHLYVAEADRPQVDLVDVASRAVTGSVRFDKPAVNVAFSPDGRTAYAHGEGNVLTIIDVATGTSRGTLPVTADNSASVALAPDGSRAYVVDQDRGVLLVAALPPGK from the coding sequence GTGACGGAAGAGGGAGCGGCCCGCCTGGGCCCGTACGCGCTCGAGTCGATGATCGGCGGCGGTGGCATGGGCGAGGTCTGGCGGGCGCGCGACACCGAGCACGACGACCGGCTCGTCGCGCTCAAGCTGCTGCCGTCCGGGCTCGCGCTCGACCCGGCGTTCCGGACGCGGTTCCGCCGTGAGTCGCGGCTCGCGGCGGCCCTGCGCAGCCCGCACGTCGTGCCCATTCACCGCTACGGCGAGGTCGACGGCCGGCTGTACCTCGACATGGAGCTGGTCGGCGGCCGCGATCTGTCCACTGTGCTCACCGAGGACGGGCCGCTGCCGCCCGCGCGCGTGGCGTCGATCGTGGAGCAGCTGGCCGGCGTGCTCGACCTGGCCCACGGCGACGGGCTCGTGCACCGGGACCTCAAGCCGTCCAACGTGCGGGTGCTCGACGACGACTTCGTGTACCTGTTCGACTTCGGCATCGCGACCCGGCCGGACCTCACCGCGACCGGCGGGTCCCGGATCGCCGGGACGCCGGACTACATGGCGCCCGAACAGTTCGAGAGCGGGCCGGTCGACCACCGGGCCGACGTGTACTCGCTCGCGTGCCTGTTCTACACCTGCCTCACCGGACGGCCGCCGTTCGCCGCGGGCAGCCTGCCGGAGGCGTTGCGCGCCCACCTCGACCAGCCGCCACCGCGGCCCGCCGCCGAACACCCGTTCCTGCCGCCGGAGTTCGACACCGTGGTCGCCACCGGGATGGCGAAACGCCCCGAAAACCGTTACGCCACAGCGGGTGCGCTGGCGGCGGCGGTCCGGGCGGCACTGGCCGGGACCACACCGGCCGCGGCACCGACCGTGGGTGGACCGGTCGGCGGGGCGGGGATCGCGGCGCCGGCCACGGGGGTTGCCGGGCCTCAGCTCACCCGCGGCGATGGGCTGGGCGGCGGTGTCGGCGATCTGTCCACTAAGGACAGTAGCTTCGCGCGCGGTGGCGGGCTGGGGCGCCTCCGGGTCGCCGCAGTGGTGGCCGTGGTGCTGATCCTGGGCGGCGGGATCACGGCCGCCGCGGTGGCCGGGCGGTCCCGGCAGCTGGCGGGCACGGCCGTGCCGGTCGCGGCGGGGCCGTCCGCCGGAACGCCGGCCGCGGGATCGCCTGTGGCGCAACCGAAGCCCGCGATCCTGCCGCCGTTGCCCGCCGGGACCGTCAGCAGCGTCCCGGTCGGCCAGGCCCCGTTCGGACTGGCCGTGGCGCCGGACGGCCGCCGGGTCTGCGTCGCGGACGAGGGCGGCGGCACCGTCAGCGTCGTCGACGTGGCCACGAGCGCCCGCGTCACGACGATCACGGTGTCGGGGAACCCGTCCGGCGTGGCCTTCACCCCCTCCGGCGACGCGATGTGGGTCGCCGTGCCGCAAGGGTTGCAGGAGATCGATCCCGCGACGGCCACCGTCCGCCGGACCGTGCCGCTGCAGGCCCGCGCGTACTCGATGGCGATCTCCGCCGACGGCCGGTTCGGCTACACGGCGCTGCAGCGCGACGGCCTCGTGGTGGAAGTCGACCTGCGCGCGGGCGTGGTCACCCGGCGGTATCCGGTCGCCTCGCCGGACTTCGTCGCGCTGTCACCGGACGGGACCACGCTCGCCGTCACCAGCTTCGACAACCCCGACCTGGTCCTGCTCGACCGCGCCGACGGCCAAGTCACGGCCACCGTCCCGGTCGGCGGCCCGGCTTTCTCGCCGACGTACAGCCCGGACGGCCGTCACCTGTACGTCGCCGAGGCCGACCGGCCCCAGGTGGACCTGGTCGACGTCGCCTCGCGGGCCGTCACCGGGTCCGTCCGGTTCGACAAGCCGGCCGTCAACGTCGCCTTCTCGCCGGACGGCCGGACCGCCTACGCCCACGGCGAAGGCAACGTGCTGACCATCATCGACGTCGCCACGGGCACATCGCGCGGAACCCTGCCGGTGACGGCGGACAACTCGGCCTCCGTCGCGCTCGCCCCGGACGGGAGCCGCGCGTACGTGGTCGATCAGGACCGCGGGGTGCTGCTCGTGGCGGCGCTGCCCCCGGGCAAGTGA
- a CDS encoding FUSC family protein, translating into MNALARGGGMLVVILVVVGGTAGIGAAVGLGGTMILAGLTALFCFMAANGGPLRPDLRLLAVFAPAVIIGAAGPRLLGQVSTVAAVALLTIVVFVSALLPALGARFVTVGLGLGMASVFGYGFQLTGSASTAQIIGAPALAIGVVFVLRLLMGLGDPGKPTRAALADALAGPDQDSAERATRLWLADRPRAWQARVLGAGLRAHGTAAVLRDRLRALDPEAADAVTAVLTAVDEELARIAEAVREKNAPAELAAVTRVDVTVDLPGETRRLVDDLWTAVEAVHAAVAVRDESTVDFPRHLVEEAVRHEAAGALSWRSAQLRHAVRCALGMLVAVIVASLRPGDPLTVSFLMTTYAIMQPEWRDTLSKAWQRCAGAVAGAVVLALVLWLLPESALLPIGLVALLVGFPFMQTKPMVFNGCIVLMSVGVNATTRHLDAVSVLVEYILLVLLAVVIGLLFGFAAVPGVPKPPVSRRFADATAAMGDLLADVASRLRGESPAQRELGLRFRAAVRTHQDLLSPEPGSRTPDEAQREALDEAAGGLRGLAASAGAMLRGGSPELAAFAEGAARALADGSVPPALPEPADDEQRLVADLILADVLRVQHARPVLAPSA; encoded by the coding sequence GTGAACGCTCTGGCGCGCGGCGGCGGGATGCTCGTCGTCATTCTGGTGGTGGTCGGCGGGACGGCGGGGATCGGCGCGGCCGTCGGGCTCGGCGGGACGATGATCCTGGCCGGGCTGACCGCCCTGTTCTGCTTCATGGCCGCGAACGGCGGGCCGCTGCGGCCCGACCTGCGGCTGCTGGCGGTGTTCGCGCCCGCGGTGATCATCGGCGCGGCCGGGCCGAGGCTGCTCGGCCAGGTCTCGACGGTCGCGGCGGTGGCGCTGCTGACGATCGTGGTGTTCGTGTCCGCGCTGCTGCCGGCGCTGGGCGCGCGGTTCGTGACCGTCGGGCTCGGCCTGGGCATGGCCTCGGTGTTCGGCTACGGCTTCCAGCTGACCGGCTCCGCGAGCACCGCGCAGATCATCGGCGCGCCCGCGCTCGCGATCGGCGTGGTCTTCGTGCTGCGGCTGCTGATGGGCCTTGGCGACCCGGGCAAGCCGACCCGCGCCGCGCTCGCCGACGCGCTGGCCGGGCCGGACCAGGACAGCGCCGAGCGCGCCACCCGGCTCTGGCTGGCCGACCGGCCGCGCGCGTGGCAGGCCCGGGTCCTCGGCGCGGGCCTGCGCGCCCACGGCACCGCCGCGGTGCTGCGCGACCGGCTCCGCGCGCTGGACCCGGAAGCCGCCGACGCCGTCACGGCCGTGCTCACCGCGGTCGACGAGGAGCTGGCGCGGATCGCCGAAGCCGTCCGGGAGAAGAACGCCCCGGCCGAACTCGCCGCGGTCACCCGCGTCGACGTGACCGTGGACCTGCCGGGCGAGACCCGGCGCCTGGTCGACGACCTGTGGACCGCGGTCGAAGCCGTGCACGCGGCGGTCGCCGTCCGCGACGAGTCCACCGTGGACTTCCCGCGCCACCTCGTCGAGGAGGCCGTGCGGCACGAGGCGGCGGGCGCGTTGTCGTGGCGCTCGGCCCAGCTGCGGCACGCGGTCCGGTGCGCGCTGGGCATGCTGGTCGCGGTCATCGTGGCGAGCCTGCGGCCCGGGGACCCGCTCACCGTGTCGTTCCTGATGACGACGTACGCGATCATGCAGCCGGAGTGGCGCGACACGCTGTCGAAGGCCTGGCAACGATGCGCGGGCGCGGTGGCCGGTGCCGTGGTGCTCGCGCTGGTGCTGTGGCTGCTGCCGGAATCGGCGCTGCTGCCCATCGGGCTCGTCGCGCTGCTCGTCGGATTCCCGTTCATGCAGACGAAACCCATGGTGTTCAACGGGTGCATCGTGCTGATGAGCGTCGGGGTGAACGCGACCACGCGGCACCTCGACGCGGTGTCGGTGCTCGTGGAGTACATACTGCTCGTGCTGCTGGCTGTGGTGATCGGCCTGCTGTTCGGCTTCGCCGCCGTGCCGGGTGTGCCGAAGCCGCCGGTTTCGCGCCGGTTCGCCGACGCCACGGCCGCGATGGGCGACCTGCTCGCCGACGTCGCGTCCCGGCTGCGGGGCGAGTCCCCCGCCCAGCGGGAGCTGGGCCTGCGGTTCCGCGCCGCCGTGCGCACCCACCAGGACCTGCTCAGCCCGGAGCCGGGCAGTCGCACGCCGGACGAGGCGCAGCGCGAGGCCCTCGACGAGGCGGCCGGTGGGCTGCGCGGGCTCGCGGCGTCCGCGGGCGCCATGCTGCGCGGCGGCTCACCCGAGCTGGCCGCGTTCGCCGAAGGCGCCGCCCGCGCGCTGGCCGACGGTTCCGTGCCGCCCGCCCTCCCGGAGCCCGCGGACGACGAGCAGCGCCTGGTCGCGGACCTGATCCTGGCGGACGTCCTGCGGGTGCAGCACGCCCGGCCCGTGCTCGCGCCTTCGGCTTAG
- a CDS encoding indolepyruvate ferredoxin oxidoreductase family protein has translation MPPHRSPRERSAAVLTESVSLDDKYVADHGRALMSGVQALVRLVLEQRRLDEARGLDTRAFVSGYQGSPLGGLDQELGRAKRFLDPAGVVFRPGVNEELAATAVAGTQLLGSVPGRRHAGVTGFWYGKNPGLDRAADAIRHGNLAGTASLGGAVAWIGDDPACKSSTVPSSCEPMAQSLVMPLLAPGSVPEIIELGLHAVALSRASGLWTGLKIVADIADASATIDVGALRHGIPMPPETVRPTGPALVGAPAVDAEHDQLTRRLDLARAYARATGLNRVTFSARAPKLGVLASGTGYAVLQRALQDLGLDEAAMDALGLRLIRLAMPYPIDAGALAELTEGLDEVLVVEDKVPFLEGHLKEALYRRPGAPNVVGRRDENGRPLLTARGQLGAEDVARALAKRIEAVAGPDRLPRTAAVHLDAIAPPRPARIALPTATAPRTPFFCSGCPHNVSTRASDDTLVGVGIGCHAMVAIDGAGRGHQVGLTQMGGEGAQWLGLAPFTDDPHFVQNLGDGTFHHSGSLAIRAAVAGGVTMTYKLLYNDAVAMTGGQRAEGRMDVPSITRLLAVEGVRRIVVTTADPADYRGVTLDPIASVRHRDDFAGVEAELAATEGVTVLIHDDRCAAEERRLRKRGQLPTPAERVVVNERVCEGCGDCGDVSTCLSVRPVESEFGPKTRIHQSSCNSDFTCLKGDCPSFLLVTPGAPRRREVPELPVALADPTPRLSEVDSVLLRMPGVGGTGVVTISQVLQMAAHLDGRFAAGLEQTGLAQKGGPVVSDVRISKTPLVGSLRASRATVDVLVGFDLLGAADAGNLATARAGHTVAVVNTAVVPTAAMVTHRVVLPGSPDDALEQIAAVTADVLPLDANQLSETLFGDHMPANMLLVGAAYQHGAVPISADAIEAAIRLNGTAVDRTLAAFRWGRAAVLDAAAVREAAAAPVVAPVEVGAVAASTAAGDLEAVLAPRVADLIGFQDEALARRYAAEVRRVAADATGRTDAETGARIGTAYAQGLHKLLAYKDEYEVARLHLDPVERARREAEFGADADVAVLLHPPVLRAMGMKRKIRLRGRTATVTFRALRGARRLRGTRADVFGYARVRRVERSLPGEYQHFVDRALAHLDEKTAEAVTELAALPDVVRGYEDIKLAAVERFRTRAAELLETITA, from the coding sequence CACGGAATCGGTTTCGCTGGACGACAAGTACGTCGCCGACCACGGCCGGGCGCTGATGTCCGGGGTCCAGGCGCTCGTCCGGCTGGTGCTGGAGCAGCGGCGGCTCGACGAGGCCCGCGGCCTCGACACCCGGGCGTTCGTCTCGGGTTACCAGGGCTCGCCGCTCGGCGGGCTCGACCAGGAACTGGGGCGGGCCAAGCGATTCCTCGACCCGGCGGGCGTCGTCTTCCGGCCGGGGGTGAACGAGGAGCTGGCCGCCACCGCCGTCGCCGGCACGCAGCTGCTGGGCAGCGTGCCGGGTCGTCGCCACGCCGGGGTCACCGGCTTCTGGTACGGCAAGAACCCGGGCCTTGACCGCGCGGCCGACGCCATCCGCCACGGCAACCTCGCGGGCACGGCGAGCCTCGGCGGCGCGGTGGCGTGGATCGGCGACGACCCGGCGTGCAAGTCCTCGACCGTGCCCAGCTCGTGCGAGCCGATGGCGCAGAGCCTGGTGATGCCGCTGCTCGCGCCGGGCAGCGTGCCGGAAATCATCGAGCTCGGCCTGCACGCCGTCGCGCTCTCGCGGGCGAGTGGGCTCTGGACCGGGCTGAAGATCGTCGCGGACATCGCCGACGCGTCGGCCACCATCGACGTCGGCGCGCTGCGCCACGGGATCCCGATGCCGCCCGAGACCGTGCGCCCGACCGGGCCGGCGCTGGTCGGCGCCCCGGCGGTGGACGCCGAGCACGACCAGCTCACCCGCCGCCTCGACCTGGCCCGCGCCTACGCCCGCGCGACCGGCCTGAACCGCGTCACCTTCTCCGCCCGCGCGCCGAAGCTGGGCGTGCTCGCGTCGGGCACCGGGTACGCCGTGCTGCAGCGGGCGCTGCAGGACCTGGGGCTCGACGAGGCCGCGATGGACGCGCTCGGGCTGCGGCTGATCCGCCTGGCCATGCCCTACCCGATCGACGCCGGCGCACTGGCGGAACTCACCGAGGGCCTCGACGAAGTGCTCGTGGTGGAGGACAAGGTGCCGTTCCTCGAAGGGCACCTCAAGGAGGCGCTCTACCGCCGGCCCGGCGCGCCGAACGTCGTCGGCCGCCGCGACGAGAACGGCCGCCCGCTGCTCACCGCCCGCGGCCAGCTCGGTGCCGAGGACGTCGCCCGCGCGCTCGCGAAACGGATCGAGGCCGTCGCCGGGCCGGACCGGCTGCCGCGCACGGCGGCCGTTCACCTGGACGCGATCGCGCCGCCGCGGCCCGCGCGGATCGCCCTGCCGACGGCGACCGCGCCGCGCACGCCGTTCTTCTGCTCCGGCTGCCCGCACAACGTCTCCACCCGCGCCTCGGACGACACGCTGGTGGGCGTCGGCATCGGCTGTCACGCGATGGTGGCGATCGACGGCGCGGGCCGCGGCCACCAGGTCGGCCTCACGCAGATGGGCGGTGAGGGCGCGCAGTGGCTCGGGCTCGCGCCGTTCACCGACGACCCGCACTTCGTGCAGAACCTCGGCGACGGCACGTTCCACCACTCCGGCTCGCTCGCGATCCGCGCGGCCGTGGCGGGCGGCGTGACGATGACGTACAAGCTGCTCTACAACGACGCCGTCGCGATGACCGGCGGCCAGCGTGCCGAGGGCCGGATGGACGTCCCCTCGATCACGCGGCTGCTGGCCGTCGAGGGCGTGCGCCGGATCGTCGTCACCACCGCGGACCCGGCGGACTACCGCGGCGTCACGCTCGACCCGATCGCCTCCGTGCGCCACCGCGACGACTTCGCCGGGGTGGAGGCCGAGCTGGCCGCCACCGAGGGCGTCACCGTGCTGATCCACGACGACCGGTGCGCGGCCGAGGAACGGCGGCTGCGCAAGCGCGGCCAGCTGCCCACGCCGGCCGAGCGCGTGGTCGTGAACGAGCGCGTGTGCGAGGGCTGCGGCGACTGCGGCGACGTGTCCACCTGCCTTTCGGTGCGGCCGGTCGAGTCGGAGTTCGGCCCCAAGACGCGGATCCACCAGTCCTCCTGCAACAGCGACTTCACCTGCCTCAAGGGCGACTGCCCGTCGTTCCTGCTCGTCACGCCGGGCGCGCCGCGGCGGCGCGAGGTACCGGAACTGCCGGTGGCACTGGCCGATCCGACACCGCGTCTGTCCGAAGTGGACAGCGTGCTGCTGCGGATGCCGGGCGTCGGCGGCACCGGCGTGGTGACGATCTCGCAGGTGCTGCAGATGGCCGCGCACCTCGACGGCCGGTTCGCGGCCGGGCTGGAGCAGACCGGGCTGGCGCAGAAGGGCGGCCCGGTCGTCTCCGACGTCCGGATCTCCAAGACGCCGCTGGTCGGCTCGCTGCGCGCGTCGCGGGCCACGGTCGACGTGCTGGTGGGCTTCGACCTGCTCGGCGCCGCCGACGCGGGCAACCTCGCCACCGCGCGCGCCGGCCACACGGTCGCCGTGGTGAACACCGCGGTGGTGCCGACGGCCGCGATGGTCACCCACCGCGTCGTCCTGCCGGGCTCGCCGGACGACGCGCTGGAGCAGATCGCCGCCGTCACCGCGGACGTGCTGCCGCTGGACGCGAACCAGCTGTCCGAGACGCTCTTCGGCGACCACATGCCGGCCAACATGCTGCTCGTCGGCGCCGCCTACCAGCACGGGGCGGTGCCGATCTCGGCCGACGCGATCGAGGCCGCGATCCGGCTCAACGGCACGGCCGTGGACCGGACCCTGGCCGCGTTCCGGTGGGGCCGCGCCGCGGTGCTCGACGCGGCCGCCGTCCGGGAGGCGGCCGCCGCGCCGGTGGTGGCGCCGGTCGAGGTCGGCGCCGTCGCCGCGTCGACCGCCGCCGGGGACCTGGAGGCCGTGCTGGCGCCGCGGGTCGCGGACCTGATCGGCTTCCAGGACGAGGCGCTGGCCCGCCGGTACGCCGCCGAGGTCCGCCGGGTCGCCGCCGACGCGACCGGGCGCACGGACGCGGAAACGGGCGCGCGCATCGGCACCGCGTACGCGCAAGGGCTGCACAAACTACTGGCGTACAAGGACGAATACGAAGTCGCGCGCCTGCACCTCGACCCGGTCGAGCGCGCCCGCCGCGAAGCGGAGTTCGGGGCCGACGCGGACGTCGCCGTGCTGTTGCACCCGCCGGTGCTGCGCGCGATGGGAATGAAGCGCAAGATCCGCCTGCGCGGCCGCACGGCCACGGTCACCTTCCGGGCCCTGCGGGGCGCCCGCCGGCTCCGCGGCACGCGGGCCGACGTGTTCGGCTACGCCCGCGTCCGCCGAGTGGAGCGCTCGTTGCCGGGGGAGTACCAGCACTTCGTCGACCGCGCGCTCGCCCACCTGGACGAGAAGACCGCCGAGGCCGTCACGGAGCTGGCCGCGCTGCCCGACGTCGTCCGCGGGTACGAGGACATCAAGCTGGCCGCCGTGGAGCGGTTCCGGACGCGCGCGGCGGAGCTGCTGGAGACGATCACGGCCTGA